A region from the Pelecanus crispus isolate bPelCri1 chromosome 11, bPelCri1.pri, whole genome shotgun sequence genome encodes:
- the OGFOD2 gene encoding 2-oxoglutarate and iron-dependent oxygenase domain-containing protein 2 isoform X1, translating into MSAGRPFRACACFFSDNVFVGRYGLHVRYRDEGQLRRDHGQALRERGCRSEEDFRAALREIEAEVQRRKELIHQSVERKAIISEHYKRKHPEVYILQDSFLAPDFLEIVRYCTSPGAHLHGLLRYIESFSDKRIYRLPVFTEEFCQAFVDELEHFEQSDMPKGRPNTMNNYGVLLNELGMDETFITPLREKYLQPITALLYPDLGGACLDSHKAFVVKYSQHEDLDLSSHYDNAEVTLNVSLGKDFTEGNLYFGDFSQDPTPVPKYIEIEHVGAQGLLHRGGQIHGALPIASGERWNLIIWMRSSAIRNQLCPMCNKKPELVEAEGFGDGFTETLEDDVPGTVNLCSLW; encoded by the exons ATGTCCGCGGGCCGCCCGTTCCGGGCCTGCGCCTGCTTCTTCTCGGACAACGTCTTCGTGGGGCGTTACGGGCTACACGTCCGATACCGGGACGAGGGGCAGCTCCGCCGTGACCACGGGCAG GCgctgcgggagcggggctgccggaGCGAGGAGGACTTCAGAGCCGCGCTGCGGGAG ATTGAGGCAGaagtgcagagaagaaaagagttaATTCATCAGTCTGTGGAACGCAAAGCTATCATCTCAGAGCACTACAAACGAAAACACCCAGAAGTGTACATTCTGCAG GATTCATTCCTGGCACCAGATTTTCTAGAAATCGTGAGATACTGCACATCGCCGGGTGCTCATCTCCACGGCCTCCTGCGCTACATCGAGTCCTTCTCAg ATAAGAGGATCTATCGACTCCCAGTGTTCACAGAGGAATTCTGCCAAGCCTTTGTGGATGAGCTGGAGCACTTTGAGCAGTCGGACATGCCTAAAGGCAGGCCCAACACTATGAATAACTATGGG GTTTTGCTAAATGAGCTTGGGATGGATGAAACTTTCATCACACCCCTGCGTGAAAAATACCTGCAGCCCATAACGGCGCTGCTTTATCCCGACTTGGGAGGCGCTTGTCTGGACAGCCATAAAGCATTTGTTGTCAAGTACTCGCAACATGAAGATCTGGATTTGAGCTCTCACTATGACAATGCAGAAGTCACCCTAAACGTTTCACTGGGAAAAGACTTCACAGAAGGCAACTTGTACTTTGGGGATTTCAGCCAG GATCCTACCCCCGTGCCAAAGTACATAGAGATCGAACATGTGGGAGCCCAGGGGCTGTTACACCGAGGAGGGCAGATCCACGGGGCGCTTCCCATTGCCTCTGGGGAACGCTGGAACCTCATTATTTGGATGAGATCATCTGCCATCCGCAACCAGCTCTGCCCCATGTGCAACAAGAAACCTGAGCTGGTGGAAGCAGAGGGGTTTGGAGATGGGTTCACAGAAACCCTTGAAGATGATGTGCCCGGGACTGTGAATCTCTGTTCCTTGTGGTAG
- the ABCB9 gene encoding ABC-type oligopeptide transporter ABCB9 isoform X1 produces the protein MRAWKAVASTLAFSGADVVVTTLLYAHGRGGRDVLQDLWHFNIFNSLLDIWGGCLYRSCVLLGATIGVATNTAYGPRRLRASRTFIAVVCLLMGIYMMVKLLLYSEVRRTIRDPWFWGLFAWTYMALAATFGLWQLLACVTSSREALGPSSESRAEAEESCDGSAPRDKREEAAGPTIHKLLSYTKPDAFFLGIASFFLLMAALGETLLPYYTGLAIDGIVVQKSMDRFSTAVLVMSLLAIGSSFAAGIRGGVFTLIFARLNIRLRNRLFRSLVSQEMSFFDENRTGDIISRLTSDTTIVSDLVSQNINIFLRNVVKATGVIFFMFSLSWKLSLVTFMGFPIIMLVSDVYGKYYKKLSKDVQNALAKANNTAEETISAMKTVRSFANEEAEANVYWQKLQQVYKLNKREAMAYTYYVWSSGLTLLVVQVSILYYGGHLVISGQMTSGNLISFIIYEFVLGDCMESVGSVYSGLMQGVGAAEKVFEFIDRKPTMMNDGSLAPDHVDGKVEFRNVTFSYRTRSATQVLQNVSFTLHPGKVTALVGPSGSGKSSCVNILENFYPLQDGEVLLDGRPINMYDHKYLHSVISLVSQEPVLFARSIADNISYGLTSASFESVVQAAQKANAHTFITELQDGYHTEVGEKGAQLSGGQKQRVAIARALIRTPPILILDEATSALDAESEHAIQQAIYGDLQNHTVLVIAHRLSTVEKAHNIIVLDKGRVVQQGSHKELMEEGGLYSKLVQRQILGLEGGGADSRQPAARGDSAKAPGGLEEEFRIDHSLPTVAQDDYNNTAHK, from the exons ATGCGCGCCTGGAAGGCGGTGGCCAGCACGCTGGCGTTCAGCGGGGCCGATGTGGTGGTCACCACGCTGCTCTACGCCCacggccggggcggccgggatGTCCTGCAGGACCTGTGGCACTTCAACATCTTTAACTCGCTGCTGGACATCTGGGGGGGCTGCCTCTACCGCAGCTGCgtgctgctgggggccaccaTCGGGGTGGCCACCAACACAGCCTATGGCCCCCGGCGCCTCAGGGCATCGCGGACCTTCATCGCCGTTGTCTGCCTCCTCATGGGCATCTACATGATGGTGAAGCTGCTGCTCTACTCGGAGGTGCGGAGGACCATCAGGGACCCCTGGTTCTGGGGGCTCTTTGCTTGGACCTACATGGCGCTGGCGGCCACCTTCGGGCTGTGGCAGCTGCTGGCCTGCGTCACCTCCTCCCGCGAGGCGCTGGGGCCCAGCTCCGAGTCCCGTGCCgaggcagaggagagctgtGACGGCAGCGCCCCACGGGACAAGCGGGAGGAGGCAGCGGGTCCCACCATCCATAAGCTGCTGTCCTACACCAAGCCGGATGCCTTCTTCCTGGGCATtgcctccttcttcctcctcatggCCGCGCTGG GAGAGACCTTGTTGCCCTACTACACGGGGCTGGCCATCGATGGCATCGTGGTGCAGAAGAGCATGGACCGCTTCTCCACGGCAGTGCTGGTCATGTCGCTGCTCGCCATAGGAAG CTCATTTGCCGCAGGTATCCGGGGCGGCGTTTTTACGCTCATATTTGCAAGACTGAACATTCGCCTTCGCAACCGCCTCTTCAGGTCGCTGGTGTCTCAGGAGATGAGTTTCTTTGATGAGAATCGCACAG GGGACATCATCTCCCGCCTGACATCGGACACGACCATCGTGAGTGACCTGGTCTCCCAGAACATCAACATCTTCCTGCGCAACGTGGTGAAGGCCACGGGGGTGATCTTCTTCATGTTCAGCCTCTCCTGGAAGCTCTCGCTCGTCACCTTCATGGGCTTCCCCATCATCATGCTGGTGTCTGATGTCTATGGGAAGTACTACAAG aaGCTCTCCAAGGATGTGCAGAACGCCCTGGCCAAGGCCAACAACACCGCTGAGGAGACCATCTCCGCCATGAAGACCGTCCGCAGTTTTGCCAACGAGGAGGCGGAGGCGAACGTGTACTggcagaagctgcagcaggtGTACAAACTCAACAAGCGGGAGGCCATGGCTTACACCTACTACGTCTGGTCCAGCGGG ctGACCCTCCTGGTCGTCCAGGTCAGCATCCTTTACTACGGTGGGCACCTCGTGATCTCAGGGCAAATGACAAGCGGAAACCTGATATCCTTCATCATTTATGAGTTCGTCTTAGGAGACTGCATGGAG TCCGTTGGCTCCGTCTACAGCGGCCTGATGCAGGGAGTGGGAGCTGCTGAGAAGGTGTTCGAGTTCATTGACCGCAAGCCAACAATGATGAATGATGGGTCCCTGGCCCCAGACCATGTGGATGGGAAGGTGGAGTTCAGAAACGTGACGTTTTCCTACCGCACTCGCTCTGCAACGCAGGTCCTCCAG AATGTGTCCTtcaccctgcaccccggcaAAGTGACGGCACTGGTGGGTCCTTCGGGGAGTGGGAAGAGCTCCTGTGTCAACATCCTGGAGAACTTCTACCCTCTGCAAGACGGGGAGGTGCTGCTGGATGGGCGTCCCATTAACATGTACGATCACAAGTACCTGCACTCAGTG atcTCCCTGGTGAGTCAAGAGCCGGTGCTGTTCGCCCGCTCTATTGCAGATAATATTTCTTACGGCTTAACTTCAGCCTCCTTCGAGTCGGTTGTTCAGGCTGCCCAGAAGGCCAACGCACACACCTTCATCACGGAGTTACAAGATGGCTACCACACAG AGGTGGGTGAAAAAGGAGCCCAGCTGTCAGGTGGCCAGAAACAAAGAGTGGCAATTGCCAGGGCCTTGATCCGAACCCCCCCCATCCTAATCCTGGATGAAGCCACGAGCGCACTGGATGCGGAGAGTGAACATGCG ATTCAGCAGGCGATTTACGGCGACTTGCAGAACCACACGGTGCTTGTCATAGCTCACAGGCTGAGCACTGTGGAGAAGGCACACAACATCATTGTGCTGGACAAGGGCCGCGTGGTGCAGCAGGGCTCGCACAAGGAGCTGATGGAAGAAGGCGGCCTTTATTCCAAGCTGGTGCAGAGACAGatcctggggctggaggggggcgGCGCGGACAGTCGCCAACCCGCAGCCCGGGGGGATTCAGCGAAGGCGCCCGGCGGGCTGGAGGAAGAGTTCAGGATAGACCATTCCCTGCCGACCGTGGCACAGGACGATTACAACAACACGGCTCACAAGTGA
- the ABCB9 gene encoding ABC-type oligopeptide transporter ABCB9 isoform X3 yields MRAWKAVASTLAFSGADVVVTTLLYAHGRGGRDVLQDLWHFNIFNSLLDIWGGCLYRSCVLLGATIGVATNTAYGPRRLRASRTFIAVVCLLMGIYMMVKLLLYSEVRRTIRDPWFWGLFAWTYMALAATFGLWQLLACVTSSREALGPSSESRAEAEESCDGSAPRDKREEAAGPTIHKLLSYTKPDAFFLGIASFFLLMAALGETLLPYYTGLAIDGIVVQKSMDRFSTAVLVMSLLAIGSSFAAGIRGGVFTLIFARLNIRLRNRLFRSLVSQEMSFFDENRTGDIISRLTSDTTIVSDLVSQNINIFLRNVVKATGVIFFMFSLSWKLSLVTFMGFPIIMLVSDVYGKYYKKLSKDVQNALAKANNTAEETISAMKTVRSFANEEAEANVYWQKLQQVYKLNKREAMAYTYYVWSSGLTLLVVQVSILYYGGHLVISGQMTSGNLISFIIYEFVLGDCMENVSFTLHPGKVTALVGPSGSGKSSCVNILENFYPLQDGEVLLDGRPINMYDHKYLHSVISLVSQEPVLFARSIADNISYGLTSASFESVVQAAQKANAHTFITELQDGYHTEVGEKGAQLSGGQKQRVAIARALIRTPPILILDEATSALDAESEHAIQQAIYGDLQNHTVLVIAHRLSTVEKAHNIIVLDKGRVVQQGSHKELMEEGGLYSKLVQRQILGLEGGGADSRQPAARGDSAKAPGGLEEEFRIDHSLPTVAQDDYNNTAHK; encoded by the exons ATGCGCGCCTGGAAGGCGGTGGCCAGCACGCTGGCGTTCAGCGGGGCCGATGTGGTGGTCACCACGCTGCTCTACGCCCacggccggggcggccgggatGTCCTGCAGGACCTGTGGCACTTCAACATCTTTAACTCGCTGCTGGACATCTGGGGGGGCTGCCTCTACCGCAGCTGCgtgctgctgggggccaccaTCGGGGTGGCCACCAACACAGCCTATGGCCCCCGGCGCCTCAGGGCATCGCGGACCTTCATCGCCGTTGTCTGCCTCCTCATGGGCATCTACATGATGGTGAAGCTGCTGCTCTACTCGGAGGTGCGGAGGACCATCAGGGACCCCTGGTTCTGGGGGCTCTTTGCTTGGACCTACATGGCGCTGGCGGCCACCTTCGGGCTGTGGCAGCTGCTGGCCTGCGTCACCTCCTCCCGCGAGGCGCTGGGGCCCAGCTCCGAGTCCCGTGCCgaggcagaggagagctgtGACGGCAGCGCCCCACGGGACAAGCGGGAGGAGGCAGCGGGTCCCACCATCCATAAGCTGCTGTCCTACACCAAGCCGGATGCCTTCTTCCTGGGCATtgcctccttcttcctcctcatggCCGCGCTGG GAGAGACCTTGTTGCCCTACTACACGGGGCTGGCCATCGATGGCATCGTGGTGCAGAAGAGCATGGACCGCTTCTCCACGGCAGTGCTGGTCATGTCGCTGCTCGCCATAGGAAG CTCATTTGCCGCAGGTATCCGGGGCGGCGTTTTTACGCTCATATTTGCAAGACTGAACATTCGCCTTCGCAACCGCCTCTTCAGGTCGCTGGTGTCTCAGGAGATGAGTTTCTTTGATGAGAATCGCACAG GGGACATCATCTCCCGCCTGACATCGGACACGACCATCGTGAGTGACCTGGTCTCCCAGAACATCAACATCTTCCTGCGCAACGTGGTGAAGGCCACGGGGGTGATCTTCTTCATGTTCAGCCTCTCCTGGAAGCTCTCGCTCGTCACCTTCATGGGCTTCCCCATCATCATGCTGGTGTCTGATGTCTATGGGAAGTACTACAAG aaGCTCTCCAAGGATGTGCAGAACGCCCTGGCCAAGGCCAACAACACCGCTGAGGAGACCATCTCCGCCATGAAGACCGTCCGCAGTTTTGCCAACGAGGAGGCGGAGGCGAACGTGTACTggcagaagctgcagcaggtGTACAAACTCAACAAGCGGGAGGCCATGGCTTACACCTACTACGTCTGGTCCAGCGGG ctGACCCTCCTGGTCGTCCAGGTCAGCATCCTTTACTACGGTGGGCACCTCGTGATCTCAGGGCAAATGACAAGCGGAAACCTGATATCCTTCATCATTTATGAGTTCGTCTTAGGAGACTGCATGGAG AATGTGTCCTtcaccctgcaccccggcaAAGTGACGGCACTGGTGGGTCCTTCGGGGAGTGGGAAGAGCTCCTGTGTCAACATCCTGGAGAACTTCTACCCTCTGCAAGACGGGGAGGTGCTGCTGGATGGGCGTCCCATTAACATGTACGATCACAAGTACCTGCACTCAGTG atcTCCCTGGTGAGTCAAGAGCCGGTGCTGTTCGCCCGCTCTATTGCAGATAATATTTCTTACGGCTTAACTTCAGCCTCCTTCGAGTCGGTTGTTCAGGCTGCCCAGAAGGCCAACGCACACACCTTCATCACGGAGTTACAAGATGGCTACCACACAG AGGTGGGTGAAAAAGGAGCCCAGCTGTCAGGTGGCCAGAAACAAAGAGTGGCAATTGCCAGGGCCTTGATCCGAACCCCCCCCATCCTAATCCTGGATGAAGCCACGAGCGCACTGGATGCGGAGAGTGAACATGCG ATTCAGCAGGCGATTTACGGCGACTTGCAGAACCACACGGTGCTTGTCATAGCTCACAGGCTGAGCACTGTGGAGAAGGCACACAACATCATTGTGCTGGACAAGGGCCGCGTGGTGCAGCAGGGCTCGCACAAGGAGCTGATGGAAGAAGGCGGCCTTTATTCCAAGCTGGTGCAGAGACAGatcctggggctggaggggggcgGCGCGGACAGTCGCCAACCCGCAGCCCGGGGGGATTCAGCGAAGGCGCCCGGCGGGCTGGAGGAAGAGTTCAGGATAGACCATTCCCTGCCGACCGTGGCACAGGACGATTACAACAACACGGCTCACAAGTGA
- the OGFOD2 gene encoding 2-oxoglutarate and iron-dependent oxygenase domain-containing protein 2 isoform X2 codes for MSAGRPFRACACFFSDNVFVGRYGLHVRYRDEGQLRRDHGQALRERGCRSEEDFRAALREIEAEVQRRKELIHQSVERKAIISEHYKRKHPEVYILQDSFLAPDFLEIVRYCTSPGAHLHGLLRYIESFSEDKRIYRLPVFTEEFCQAFVDELEHFEQSDMPKGRPNTMNNYGVLLNELGMDETFITPLREKYLQPITALLYPDLGGACLDSHKAFVVKYSQHEDLDLSSHYDNAEVTLNVSLGKDFTEGNLYFGDFSQDPTPVPKYIEIEHVGAQGLLHRGGQIHGALPIASGERWNLIIWMRSSAIRNQLCPMCNKKPELVEAEGFGDGFTETLEDDVPGTVNLCSLW; via the exons ATGTCCGCGGGCCGCCCGTTCCGGGCCTGCGCCTGCTTCTTCTCGGACAACGTCTTCGTGGGGCGTTACGGGCTACACGTCCGATACCGGGACGAGGGGCAGCTCCGCCGTGACCACGGGCAG GCgctgcgggagcggggctgccggaGCGAGGAGGACTTCAGAGCCGCGCTGCGGGAG ATTGAGGCAGaagtgcagagaagaaaagagttaATTCATCAGTCTGTGGAACGCAAAGCTATCATCTCAGAGCACTACAAACGAAAACACCCAGAAGTGTACATTCTGCAG GATTCATTCCTGGCACCAGATTTTCTAGAAATCGTGAGATACTGCACATCGCCGGGTGCTCATCTCCACGGCCTCCTGCGCTACATCGAGTCCTTCTCAg AAG ATAAGAGGATCTATCGACTCCCAGTGTTCACAGAGGAATTCTGCCAAGCCTTTGTGGATGAGCTGGAGCACTTTGAGCAGTCGGACATGCCTAAAGGCAGGCCCAACACTATGAATAACTATGGG GTTTTGCTAAATGAGCTTGGGATGGATGAAACTTTCATCACACCCCTGCGTGAAAAATACCTGCAGCCCATAACGGCGCTGCTTTATCCCGACTTGGGAGGCGCTTGTCTGGACAGCCATAAAGCATTTGTTGTCAAGTACTCGCAACATGAAGATCTGGATTTGAGCTCTCACTATGACAATGCAGAAGTCACCCTAAACGTTTCACTGGGAAAAGACTTCACAGAAGGCAACTTGTACTTTGGGGATTTCAGCCAG GATCCTACCCCCGTGCCAAAGTACATAGAGATCGAACATGTGGGAGCCCAGGGGCTGTTACACCGAGGAGGGCAGATCCACGGGGCGCTTCCCATTGCCTCTGGGGAACGCTGGAACCTCATTATTTGGATGAGATCATCTGCCATCCGCAACCAGCTCTGCCCCATGTGCAACAAGAAACCTGAGCTGGTGGAAGCAGAGGGGTTTGGAGATGGGTTCACAGAAACCCTTGAAGATGATGTGCCCGGGACTGTGAATCTCTGTTCCTTGTGGTAG
- the OGFOD2 gene encoding 2-oxoglutarate and iron-dependent oxygenase domain-containing protein 2 isoform X3 — protein MPKGRPNTMNNYGVLLNELGMDETFITPLREKYLQPITALLYPDLGGACLDSHKAFVVKYSQHEDLDLSSHYDNAEVTLNVSLGKDFTEGNLYFGDFSQDPTPVPKYIEIEHVGAQGLLHRGGQIHGALPIASGERWNLIIWMRSSAIRNQLCPMCNKKPELVEAEGFGDGFTETLEDDVPGTVNLCSLW, from the exons ATGCCTAAAGGCAGGCCCAACACTATGAATAACTATGGG GTTTTGCTAAATGAGCTTGGGATGGATGAAACTTTCATCACACCCCTGCGTGAAAAATACCTGCAGCCCATAACGGCGCTGCTTTATCCCGACTTGGGAGGCGCTTGTCTGGACAGCCATAAAGCATTTGTTGTCAAGTACTCGCAACATGAAGATCTGGATTTGAGCTCTCACTATGACAATGCAGAAGTCACCCTAAACGTTTCACTGGGAAAAGACTTCACAGAAGGCAACTTGTACTTTGGGGATTTCAGCCAG GATCCTACCCCCGTGCCAAAGTACATAGAGATCGAACATGTGGGAGCCCAGGGGCTGTTACACCGAGGAGGGCAGATCCACGGGGCGCTTCCCATTGCCTCTGGGGAACGCTGGAACCTCATTATTTGGATGAGATCATCTGCCATCCGCAACCAGCTCTGCCCCATGTGCAACAAGAAACCTGAGCTGGTGGAAGCAGAGGGGTTTGGAGATGGGTTCACAGAAACCCTTGAAGATGATGTGCCCGGGACTGTGAATCTCTGTTCCTTGTGGTAG
- the ABCB9 gene encoding ABC-type oligopeptide transporter ABCB9 isoform X2, producing the protein MRAWKAVASTLAFSGADVVVTTLLYAHGRGGRDVLQDLWHFNIFNSLLDIWGGCLYRSCVLLGATIGVATNTAYGPRRLRASRTFIAVVCLLMGIYMMVKLLLYSEVRRTIRDPWFWGLFAWTYMALAATFGLWQLLACVTSSREALGPSSESRAEAEESCDGSAPRDKREEAAGPTIHKLLSYTKPDAFFLGIASFFLLMAALGETLLPYYTGLAIDGIVVQKSMDRFSTAVLVMSLLAIGSSFAAGIRGGVFTLIFARLNIRLRNRLFRSLVSQEMSFFDENRTGDIISRLTSDTTIVSDLVSQNINIFLRNVVKATGVIFFMFSLSWKLSLVTFMGFPIIMLVSDVYGKYYKKLSKDVQNALAKANNTAEETISAMKTVRSFANEEAEANVYWQKLQQVYKLNKREAMAYTYYVWSSGSVGSVYSGLMQGVGAAEKVFEFIDRKPTMMNDGSLAPDHVDGKVEFRNVTFSYRTRSATQVLQNVSFTLHPGKVTALVGPSGSGKSSCVNILENFYPLQDGEVLLDGRPINMYDHKYLHSVISLVSQEPVLFARSIADNISYGLTSASFESVVQAAQKANAHTFITELQDGYHTEVGEKGAQLSGGQKQRVAIARALIRTPPILILDEATSALDAESEHAIQQAIYGDLQNHTVLVIAHRLSTVEKAHNIIVLDKGRVVQQGSHKELMEEGGLYSKLVQRQILGLEGGGADSRQPAARGDSAKAPGGLEEEFRIDHSLPTVAQDDYNNTAHK; encoded by the exons ATGCGCGCCTGGAAGGCGGTGGCCAGCACGCTGGCGTTCAGCGGGGCCGATGTGGTGGTCACCACGCTGCTCTACGCCCacggccggggcggccgggatGTCCTGCAGGACCTGTGGCACTTCAACATCTTTAACTCGCTGCTGGACATCTGGGGGGGCTGCCTCTACCGCAGCTGCgtgctgctgggggccaccaTCGGGGTGGCCACCAACACAGCCTATGGCCCCCGGCGCCTCAGGGCATCGCGGACCTTCATCGCCGTTGTCTGCCTCCTCATGGGCATCTACATGATGGTGAAGCTGCTGCTCTACTCGGAGGTGCGGAGGACCATCAGGGACCCCTGGTTCTGGGGGCTCTTTGCTTGGACCTACATGGCGCTGGCGGCCACCTTCGGGCTGTGGCAGCTGCTGGCCTGCGTCACCTCCTCCCGCGAGGCGCTGGGGCCCAGCTCCGAGTCCCGTGCCgaggcagaggagagctgtGACGGCAGCGCCCCACGGGACAAGCGGGAGGAGGCAGCGGGTCCCACCATCCATAAGCTGCTGTCCTACACCAAGCCGGATGCCTTCTTCCTGGGCATtgcctccttcttcctcctcatggCCGCGCTGG GAGAGACCTTGTTGCCCTACTACACGGGGCTGGCCATCGATGGCATCGTGGTGCAGAAGAGCATGGACCGCTTCTCCACGGCAGTGCTGGTCATGTCGCTGCTCGCCATAGGAAG CTCATTTGCCGCAGGTATCCGGGGCGGCGTTTTTACGCTCATATTTGCAAGACTGAACATTCGCCTTCGCAACCGCCTCTTCAGGTCGCTGGTGTCTCAGGAGATGAGTTTCTTTGATGAGAATCGCACAG GGGACATCATCTCCCGCCTGACATCGGACACGACCATCGTGAGTGACCTGGTCTCCCAGAACATCAACATCTTCCTGCGCAACGTGGTGAAGGCCACGGGGGTGATCTTCTTCATGTTCAGCCTCTCCTGGAAGCTCTCGCTCGTCACCTTCATGGGCTTCCCCATCATCATGCTGGTGTCTGATGTCTATGGGAAGTACTACAAG aaGCTCTCCAAGGATGTGCAGAACGCCCTGGCCAAGGCCAACAACACCGCTGAGGAGACCATCTCCGCCATGAAGACCGTCCGCAGTTTTGCCAACGAGGAGGCGGAGGCGAACGTGTACTggcagaagctgcagcaggtGTACAAACTCAACAAGCGGGAGGCCATGGCTTACACCTACTACGTCTGGTCCAGCGGG TCCGTTGGCTCCGTCTACAGCGGCCTGATGCAGGGAGTGGGAGCTGCTGAGAAGGTGTTCGAGTTCATTGACCGCAAGCCAACAATGATGAATGATGGGTCCCTGGCCCCAGACCATGTGGATGGGAAGGTGGAGTTCAGAAACGTGACGTTTTCCTACCGCACTCGCTCTGCAACGCAGGTCCTCCAG AATGTGTCCTtcaccctgcaccccggcaAAGTGACGGCACTGGTGGGTCCTTCGGGGAGTGGGAAGAGCTCCTGTGTCAACATCCTGGAGAACTTCTACCCTCTGCAAGACGGGGAGGTGCTGCTGGATGGGCGTCCCATTAACATGTACGATCACAAGTACCTGCACTCAGTG atcTCCCTGGTGAGTCAAGAGCCGGTGCTGTTCGCCCGCTCTATTGCAGATAATATTTCTTACGGCTTAACTTCAGCCTCCTTCGAGTCGGTTGTTCAGGCTGCCCAGAAGGCCAACGCACACACCTTCATCACGGAGTTACAAGATGGCTACCACACAG AGGTGGGTGAAAAAGGAGCCCAGCTGTCAGGTGGCCAGAAACAAAGAGTGGCAATTGCCAGGGCCTTGATCCGAACCCCCCCCATCCTAATCCTGGATGAAGCCACGAGCGCACTGGATGCGGAGAGTGAACATGCG ATTCAGCAGGCGATTTACGGCGACTTGCAGAACCACACGGTGCTTGTCATAGCTCACAGGCTGAGCACTGTGGAGAAGGCACACAACATCATTGTGCTGGACAAGGGCCGCGTGGTGCAGCAGGGCTCGCACAAGGAGCTGATGGAAGAAGGCGGCCTTTATTCCAAGCTGGTGCAGAGACAGatcctggggctggaggggggcgGCGCGGACAGTCGCCAACCCGCAGCCCGGGGGGATTCAGCGAAGGCGCCCGGCGGGCTGGAGGAAGAGTTCAGGATAGACCATTCCCTGCCGACCGTGGCACAGGACGATTACAACAACACGGCTCACAAGTGA